The proteins below are encoded in one region of Pontibacter deserti:
- a CDS encoding MarC family protein has protein sequence MFNFKEIISVTLILFAIIDILGSIPIIIKLRQREGVIQSEKATIISGILMIAFLFVGDGILKLFGIDFESFAMAGAIIIFLIGLEMLLGKDFFHTDPEIKSGSIVPLAFPLIVGAGTMTTLLSLRAAYSVPNILVGIILNLLFVYVVLKGSGWIEQKLGKAGADVLRKVFGVILLAIAIKLFKSNLPI, from the coding sequence ATTTTTAACTTCAAGGAAATCATATCAGTTACGCTGATCCTTTTTGCGATCATCGATATTCTGGGCTCTATACCGATCATTATTAAACTGCGTCAGCGCGAAGGTGTCATTCAATCTGAGAAGGCAACCATCATTTCCGGCATCCTGATGATCGCATTCCTGTTTGTGGGTGATGGAATCCTCAAACTTTTCGGAATTGATTTTGAGTCGTTCGCTATGGCGGGTGCTATCATCATTTTCCTGATTGGTCTGGAGATGCTGCTCGGCAAAGACTTTTTCCATACCGATCCTGAAATTAAAAGTGGCTCTATAGTTCCGCTGGCTTTTCCGCTTATAGTTGGTGCCGGCACCATGACCACCCTCCTATCGCTGCGTGCCGCTTATTCGGTACCTAACATTCTGGTGGGTATTATACTTAACCTGCTGTTCGTGTATGTGGTACTAAAAGGCTCCGGCTGGATAGAGCAAAAGCTTGGCAAAGCAGGCGCTGACGTACTACGTAAAGTATTCGGGGTTATACTTCTAGCAATCGCTATCAAGTTATTCAAGAGCAACCTGCCGATTTAA
- the rnhA gene encoding ribonuclease HI: protein MIEIFTDGASRGNPGPGGYGVILRWGPHVKELSAGFRKTTNNRMELLAVIVGLEAITKPGIPITIYSDSKYVVDAVEKRWVFGWQKKGFAGKANGDLWARFLRIYAKHNVKFVWVRGHAGHPENERCDELAVAAALSPNLPADEGFESGMFNSK from the coding sequence ATGATCGAAATATTTACAGACGGTGCTTCGCGAGGGAACCCGGGGCCAGGCGGCTATGGTGTTATACTTCGCTGGGGCCCGCACGTGAAAGAGCTGTCTGCCGGCTTCCGCAAAACCACCAACAACCGCATGGAGTTGCTGGCCGTGATCGTGGGGCTGGAAGCAATTACCAAACCAGGCATACCTATTACCATTTACTCCGACTCTAAGTATGTAGTGGATGCTGTTGAAAAGCGCTGGGTGTTTGGCTGGCAGAAAAAAGGCTTTGCCGGTAAAGCCAATGGTGACCTGTGGGCTCGTTTTTTGCGCATTTACGCTAAGCACAATGTTAAATTTGTATGGGTACGCGGCCACGCCGGCCACCCCGAAAACGAACGCTGCGACGAATTAGCCGTTGCCGCTGCCCTCTCGCCTAACCTGCCTGCCGACGAAGGCTTTGAATCGGGTATGTTTAATTCCAAGTAA
- a CDS encoding helix-turn-helix domain-containing protein produces MTIGERIRTARKAAKMSGEQLGAAIGVSKSQISNIEKGTSDVTRANAIVISSILNVSLNWLLFGLEDETTTQIITINDTSPHKHSECEQRLALALVEIDGLKKEIELYKQLVEALKNK; encoded by the coding sequence ATGACAATAGGTGAAAGAATTAGAACTGCGCGGAAAGCTGCCAAAATGAGTGGAGAGCAACTTGGCGCAGCTATTGGAGTGAGTAAATCTCAAATTTCCAATATAGAAAAAGGGACTAGCGATGTAACAAGAGCCAATGCTATTGTAATTTCATCTATTCTCAATGTAAGCTTGAACTGGTTATTGTTCGGTTTAGAAGATGAGACAACTACTCAAATTATCACCATCAATGATACGTCGCCACATAAACATTCTGAATGTGAACAACGTTTGGCTTTAGCATTAGTAGAAATTGATGGACTGAAAAAAGAAATAGAATTGTATAAGCAGCTTGTTGAAGCATTAAAAAATAAATAA
- a CDS encoding tRNA1(Val) (adenine(37)-N6)-methyltransferase has translation MANSYFQFKQFRVEQGNCAMKVCTDSCLFGAMVDVRQAKRILDIGTGTGLLSLMVAQRSEASIDAVEINTEAATQAAENFALSPWQDRLQLHPVSLQEFAKYNQQYYDVILSNPPFFLASLKSGNAAKDSAKHTGDLFFEDILAFAQKHLTPEGKLYILLPPPEARHFAELATDHQLYLAGTTEVFTYINGQCIRHIQTYTFVEQPSPTINQLHIREADKVTYTSEFTELLRHYYLHL, from the coding sequence ATGGCAAATTCCTATTTCCAGTTCAAGCAGTTTCGGGTAGAGCAGGGTAATTGCGCCATGAAGGTTTGCACCGACTCGTGTTTGTTTGGGGCAATGGTAGATGTGCGGCAGGCAAAGCGCATCCTGGATATTGGTACTGGTACAGGTTTGCTTTCGCTGATGGTGGCGCAACGGTCGGAGGCAAGTATAGATGCAGTGGAGATTAATACGGAGGCAGCCACACAGGCCGCTGAAAACTTTGCCCTCAGCCCTTGGCAGGATAGACTACAACTGCACCCGGTAAGTTTGCAGGAATTTGCCAAGTATAACCAGCAGTACTACGACGTTATACTTTCAAATCCTCCCTTTTTTCTGGCCTCGCTTAAATCGGGCAATGCAGCTAAAGACAGCGCCAAACACACCGGCGATCTTTTTTTTGAAGACATCCTGGCCTTTGCACAAAAGCATCTAACTCCTGAAGGGAAACTATACATTTTACTTCCTCCCCCCGAGGCCAGACACTTTGCAGAACTGGCAACCGATCACCAGCTATACTTAGCCGGAACAACAGAGGTCTTCACTTACATCAACGGGCAGTGCATCCGCCACATCCAAACTTACACTTTTGTAGAACAGCCCTCCCCAACTATAAACCAACTCCACATCCGCGAAGCTGATAAAGTAACCTATACTTCTGAATTTACTGAGTTGCTACGCCACTATTACCTGCATTTATAG
- a CDS encoding saccharopine dehydrogenase family protein, protein MKNILLLGAGRSASSLIAYLLQHAPTESWHIRIGDIVVNHLHPIVDELSFAEAIVFDVHDDAQREAEVKQADLVISLLPAMFHIEVAKECLKQEKHLITASYVTPAFLELHTQAQQKNLTILMESGLDPGIDHMSAMAAINHIQAKGGKLTSFKSYTGGLVAPESDTNPWNYKFTWNPRNVVLAGQGTAKYIKDGGYKYIPYHQLFRRTDEIYVEGYGYFEGYANRDSLSYREPYNLLDIPTMLRGTLRKPGYCAAWDAFVQLGLTDDSYTLEDSENMTYRSYLEAFLPPAYNGESIEKRVAAYLNIDEQSVVLQKLAWLDLFTEKPVELAGATPAQVLEKILKEKWQLAPGDKDMIVMQHLFEYELAGEKHELTSSLVVKGDDEVHTAMAKTVGLPVAILAKLLLQGKITHRGVVIPIHPELYEPVLEELKAYGINFVERETVLT, encoded by the coding sequence ATGAAAAATATACTGCTGCTTGGCGCCGGCCGTTCCGCTTCCTCACTCATCGCTTATCTTTTACAGCATGCTCCTACAGAAAGCTGGCACATTAGAATAGGTGATATCGTGGTAAACCACCTGCACCCTATCGTTGATGAGCTATCGTTTGCCGAAGCAATTGTGTTTGATGTGCACGATGATGCGCAACGCGAAGCAGAGGTAAAGCAGGCAGACCTGGTAATATCGCTATTGCCGGCTATGTTTCATATTGAGGTAGCGAAGGAGTGTCTGAAGCAGGAAAAGCACCTGATCACGGCATCATATGTTACACCTGCTTTTTTAGAACTGCATACCCAAGCACAGCAAAAGAACCTGACTATACTTATGGAGTCTGGACTAGACCCGGGTATAGACCATATGTCGGCAATGGCAGCAATTAATCACATTCAGGCTAAAGGCGGCAAGCTTACTTCTTTTAAATCTTATACCGGTGGCCTTGTAGCACCTGAGTCTGACACCAACCCCTGGAACTATAAGTTTACATGGAACCCACGCAATGTAGTATTAGCCGGGCAGGGTACCGCCAAGTATATAAAAGATGGTGGGTACAAGTACATTCCGTATCACCAGCTTTTCCGCCGCACCGATGAGATTTATGTGGAAGGATACGGTTACTTTGAGGGCTATGCCAATCGCGACTCGCTTAGTTACCGCGAACCATACAACCTGCTCGATATACCAACCATGCTACGTGGCACTTTGCGCAAACCCGGTTACTGTGCTGCCTGGGATGCTTTTGTGCAACTAGGCCTTACCGACGATAGCTATACTTTAGAGGACTCGGAGAACATGACCTACCGCAGCTACCTGGAAGCTTTTCTGCCGCCTGCCTATAACGGCGAAAGTATAGAAAAAAGGGTGGCTGCTTATTTAAATATAGACGAACAAAGTGTTGTGCTTCAGAAATTAGCCTGGCTGGATCTGTTTACTGAGAAGCCTGTAGAACTTGCAGGTGCCACTCCGGCGCAGGTATTGGAAAAGATACTGAAAGAGAAATGGCAGCTGGCTCCCGGCGATAAGGATATGATCGTGATGCAGCATTTGTTTGAATACGAACTGGCAGGGGAAAAGCACGAACTTACCTCTTCGTTGGTAGTGAAAGGTGACGATGAAGTGCACACCGCCATGGCAAAAACTGTAGGCTTGCCGGTTGCTATACTTGCCAAATTGCTGCTGCAGGGCAAAATCACCCACCGAGGAGTAGTTATTCCAATTCATCCGGAGCTATACGAGCCGGTGCTGGAAGAACTGAAAGCCTATGGAATTAATTTTGTAGAGCGGGAAACCGTTCTGACTTAA
- the cdd gene encoding cytidine deaminase gives MATKLTININIDVLESAAELSEQELKAMELAQQAAADAYAPYSNFLVGAALVLEDGTMFKGSNQENAAYPSGLCAERTALFGLSAHYPNAKIKLLAVTARRRHEQEFLPAMPCGACRQVMAEYEFKQKEPIPVLLQAADGKFYRFKSVADLLPFQFTPEHL, from the coding sequence ATGGCAACTAAACTGACCATTAACATAAACATTGACGTGCTGGAGTCGGCTGCTGAACTAAGTGAGCAGGAACTGAAGGCCATGGAACTGGCACAACAGGCCGCCGCCGATGCTTATGCCCCTTATTCTAATTTTCTGGTTGGCGCAGCCCTGGTACTGGAAGACGGCACCATGTTTAAAGGCAGCAACCAGGAAAATGCAGCTTACCCATCTGGCTTGTGTGCAGAACGTACGGCCTTGTTTGGCTTAAGTGCCCACTACCCTAACGCAAAAATTAAATTACTGGCTGTTACTGCCCGCCGCCGTCATGAGCAGGAGTTTTTACCGGCTATGCCCTGTGGGGCCTGCCGCCAGGTAATGGCAGAGTACGAGTTCAAGCAAAAGGAGCCGATTCCGGTGTTGTTGCAAGCCGCTGATGGTAAATTCTATCGTTTTAAATCCGTAGCTGACCTGTTGCCTTTCCAGTTTACTCCAGAGCACTTATAG
- a CDS encoding alpha/beta hydrolase, with protein sequence MTEQHLLTQRTARYYTLGTASEQITDLWIVCHGYGQLARYFLRHFAPLDNGRTLIVAPEALSRFYLDGFSGRVGATWMTKEDRLAEIEDQATYLNLLLQTQLQQLPASVRVTILGFSQGGATVSRWLASGAAPVHRLILWAASFPEDIDFSSGKAAFEHLPVVIVYGTQDEFITSESLKKKQQLMNELGIQPQVYTFEGGHTLHSETLLLVDKTL encoded by the coding sequence ATGACCGAACAACACCTGCTAACACAGCGCACCGCCCGGTACTATACTTTAGGCACAGCATCAGAGCAAATCACTGATCTTTGGATCGTTTGTCACGGGTATGGGCAGCTGGCGCGTTATTTTCTTCGTCATTTTGCCCCACTGGATAATGGTCGCACCCTTATAGTTGCCCCGGAAGCTTTGTCGCGGTTTTACCTGGACGGCTTTTCGGGGAGAGTGGGTGCCACCTGGATGACCAAGGAAGATCGACTTGCTGAAATTGAAGACCAGGCTACTTATTTGAACCTGCTGTTACAGACCCAACTTCAGCAATTACCTGCCAGCGTGCGGGTAACTATACTTGGCTTTTCGCAGGGTGGTGCTACGGTTAGTCGCTGGCTGGCCTCCGGTGCTGCACCTGTGCACCGGCTTATACTCTGGGCCGCCTCCTTCCCCGAGGACATTGATTTTAGCAGCGGCAAAGCTGCGTTTGAGCACCTGCCCGTAGTTATAGTTTATGGTACCCAAGATGAATTTATAACCTCGGAATCCCTGAAGAAGAAGCAGCAACTCATGAACGAACTAGGCATACAACCCCAGGTTTATACTTTTGAAGGCGGCCATACTTTACATAGTGAGACTCTTCTACTGGTAGACAAAACGCTCTGA
- a CDS encoding VOC family protein, which translates to MDSIKIKETCLYVTDLAQTKAFYNGLLKFKVIGEVPGRHIFFRVGSSVLLCFIAAVSRKPGSLPPHFGSGQLHLAFEVSKEQYHKTKAEVEQNGIQLEQEYDWGGGFLSFYFRDPDLHLLEVVMEGMWERGKE; encoded by the coding sequence ATGGATAGCATTAAAATAAAAGAAACCTGCCTTTACGTAACCGACCTTGCACAGACCAAAGCCTTTTACAACGGGCTACTGAAGTTTAAAGTGATAGGGGAGGTGCCTGGGCGACACATATTTTTCAGGGTAGGGAGCTCTGTATTATTGTGTTTCATAGCAGCTGTATCGCGGAAGCCCGGCAGTCTGCCACCACACTTCGGGAGCGGACAATTACACCTGGCCTTTGAGGTTAGTAAAGAGCAGTATCACAAAACTAAAGCAGAAGTTGAACAGAATGGTATACAACTGGAACAGGAGTATGACTGGGGCGGCGGCTTTTTATCGTTTTACTTCCGGGACCCTGACCTACACTTGCTGGAAGTGGTGATGGAAGGCATGTGGGAGAGGGGTAAGGAATAA
- the lgt gene encoding prolipoprotein diacylglyceryl transferase yields MSLLNFITWNVDPEIFNIGPVSVRWYGLFFALAFVFGQRILSKIYVTEGRTEGDVDAITLYMIIGTVVGARLGHTLFYSPEYYLKNPIEILKIWEGGLASHGATIGILFALWLFSRNHKFNYMWVLDRIVIVVALGGALIRLGNLMNSEIIGKVTDVPWAFKFLRNNEIINGVAASQDPRHPAQLYESLMVFGLFVLLYWLWKKYKQALPLGLLFGLFVTLLFSFRFIVEFLKEDQVAKEATMTLNIGQLLSIPLILVGLFVLFKVWQNPRPALPGGKLAEAR; encoded by the coding sequence ATGAGCTTACTGAATTTTATTACCTGGAACGTAGATCCTGAAATATTTAATATCGGACCTGTTTCTGTTCGTTGGTATGGTTTATTTTTCGCACTTGCTTTTGTATTCGGGCAACGCATCCTAAGTAAAATTTATGTAACCGAAGGCCGCACCGAAGGCGATGTAGATGCTATTACACTTTACATGATCATCGGTACAGTGGTTGGTGCACGTTTAGGACATACGCTTTTTTATTCGCCGGAATACTACTTGAAAAACCCCATTGAGATACTGAAAATATGGGAAGGCGGACTTGCCAGCCATGGAGCAACTATAGGTATACTTTTCGCGCTGTGGTTGTTTAGCCGCAATCATAAGTTTAACTACATGTGGGTGTTAGACCGCATTGTGATAGTTGTAGCCCTGGGTGGTGCGCTTATCCGTTTGGGTAACCTGATGAACTCCGAGATAATTGGTAAAGTAACCGATGTGCCCTGGGCGTTTAAGTTTTTGCGTAACAACGAAATTATTAACGGCGTAGCCGCATCACAAGACCCGCGCCATCCGGCACAGTTATATGAATCTTTAATGGTGTTCGGACTTTTTGTATTATTATACTGGCTCTGGAAAAAGTATAAGCAGGCGCTGCCACTTGGTTTACTATTCGGGCTGTTTGTAACGCTGCTGTTCAGCTTCCGCTTTATAGTTGAGTTTCTGAAAGAAGACCAGGTAGCTAAAGAAGCAACTATGACACTGAATATCGGGCAGCTATTAAGTATACCACTTATACTTGTTGGTTTGTTTGTATTGTTCAAAGTATGGCAGAACCCGAGGCCAGCATTGCCAGGTGGTAAACTGGCAGAAGCGAGATAA
- the nadE gene encoding NAD(+) synthase, protein MKEIRLTLAGAALNQTPLDWDNNLQNIKDAITEAITHDVDILLLPELSITGYGCEDLFLSPWLGEEAFQKLLQIKDWCAGITVCVGIHIWIDKQVYNTACVIRNQEIVGFTAKQFLAKDGIHYEPRWFTEWPANQVGEFEILGQKYKIGDLIYEEQGVKFAFEICEDAWRPNRPAERHMAKGVQLILNPSASHFALSKTDVRYRLVVEASKKYQCTYLYANLLGNEAGKVIYDGEVLIAQNGRVIKRNDLLCFKNVDMEVAEVTFTDTPVSEEVIHYLPPIDENKELMAALSLGLFDYMRKSYSRGFVLSLSGGADSSLCAVAVAEMVRRGIESLGVLGFVGKTKMFTLKDAAYFDTLSKEQVTRELVSRLLTCAYQGTINSSDDTYTSAKELANSIGAVFYSWTIDEQVKGYTSIIEGAIDRPLTWAEDDITLQNIQARVRAPAIWMLANIKSALLLATSNRSEAAVGYATMDGDTAGSISPIAGIDKAFVRQFLVWCERELGYEGLQYVNRLQPTAELRPAKEAQTDEKDLMPYEVLNQIERLAFYDRYSPNEVYNKLLEAGIADTDTIKLWVQKFYTLWSRNQWKRERFAPSFHLDDYSLDPRSWLRFPILSGSFRDELKQLEQE, encoded by the coding sequence ATGAAAGAAATCCGACTCACGCTGGCAGGCGCTGCTCTGAACCAAACCCCACTCGATTGGGACAACAATCTGCAAAATATTAAGGATGCCATTACTGAGGCGATTACCCATGACGTTGATATTCTGCTGCTGCCTGAATTAAGTATTACCGGCTATGGTTGCGAAGATCTTTTCCTGAGCCCATGGCTGGGTGAGGAAGCGTTTCAGAAATTGCTGCAGATAAAGGATTGGTGCGCCGGTATTACAGTGTGTGTTGGAATTCATATCTGGATTGATAAACAAGTATATAACACGGCTTGCGTTATCAGGAATCAAGAGATTGTAGGTTTTACAGCTAAGCAATTTCTGGCTAAAGATGGCATACATTACGAACCTCGCTGGTTTACCGAATGGCCGGCTAACCAGGTGGGCGAGTTTGAGATACTGGGGCAGAAGTATAAAATTGGTGACCTGATTTACGAGGAGCAGGGTGTAAAATTTGCCTTCGAGATATGTGAAGATGCGTGGCGGCCAAACCGTCCGGCTGAGCGCCACATGGCTAAAGGAGTACAGCTTATACTTAACCCAAGTGCCAGTCATTTTGCTCTGAGTAAAACAGATGTGCGTTACCGTTTGGTAGTAGAAGCATCAAAAAAATATCAATGTACTTACTTGTATGCTAACCTGCTGGGCAACGAAGCCGGGAAAGTGATCTATGACGGTGAAGTACTTATTGCACAAAACGGGAGGGTGATTAAACGCAACGACCTGCTCTGCTTCAAAAATGTGGACATGGAAGTGGCAGAAGTTACATTCACTGATACCCCTGTCTCGGAAGAAGTTATACATTACCTGCCTCCAATAGATGAGAACAAAGAACTAATGGCTGCTTTAAGCCTTGGCCTGTTCGATTATATGCGCAAAAGTTATAGCCGTGGATTTGTGCTGTCGTTGAGTGGTGGTGCCGATTCTTCGTTGTGCGCAGTGGCTGTAGCAGAGATGGTGCGTCGGGGTATAGAAAGTTTGGGCGTATTAGGGTTTGTGGGCAAAACAAAGATGTTCACGCTTAAAGATGCTGCTTATTTCGACACACTTTCTAAAGAACAGGTTACCCGAGAATTAGTTAGCCGTTTACTTACCTGCGCATACCAGGGAACTATAAACTCCTCTGATGATACTTATACTTCTGCGAAAGAACTGGCTAACAGCATTGGGGCCGTATTTTATAGCTGGACAATAGACGAGCAGGTAAAAGGATATACTTCTATTATTGAAGGAGCTATTGACAGACCTCTTACATGGGCCGAAGATGACATAACACTTCAAAATATTCAGGCAAGGGTACGTGCTCCTGCTATCTGGATGCTGGCAAACATAAAGAGTGCATTGCTACTGGCAACATCAAACAGAAGTGAAGCTGCTGTTGGTTACGCAACCATGGATGGCGACACAGCCGGTAGTATTTCTCCTATTGCAGGTATAGATAAAGCATTTGTGAGGCAGTTCCTAGTTTGGTGCGAGCGGGAACTCGGATACGAAGGATTACAATATGTAAACAGGCTACAACCTACCGCAGAACTACGCCCGGCAAAAGAAGCACAGACTGACGAAAAAGACCTGATGCCATACGAAGTGTTGAACCAGATAGAACGGCTGGCCTTTTATGATCGCTACTCACCAAACGAAGTATACAATAAACTGCTGGAAGCAGGCATAGCCGATACCGATACTATAAAGCTATGGGTACAGAAGTTTTATACTTTGTGGAGTCGTAACCAATGGAAGCGCGAGCGTTTTGCTCCCTCTTTCCACCTAGATGATTATAGCCTTGACCCGCGCAGTTGGCTGCGCTTCCCGATACTGAGTGGTAGCTTCAGGGATGAACTGAAACAGCTTGAGCAGGAATAA
- the rnc gene encoding ribonuclease III: MFGPIKPVRRFYQRVFNKDRDLVRAIAGIIGNTPDNIRLYKLALTHTSFARQAASSKHDTNERLEFLGDAVLGAVVAELLFRKFPYEDEGFLTEIRSRIVNRESLNHIAVKIGLNLLVKVETGSNRHKSVNGNALEALVGAIYLDKGYNMTRQFILGKLIKPHVDLHKLVNTTANFKSKLIEWAQSQNMEIRFENIKKKQQGNTTEFTTEVYIGDKPVATGVGLSKKKADQAAAEKSLEILKIS, encoded by the coding sequence GTGTTTGGTCCTATTAAACCGGTTCGGCGTTTCTACCAGAGAGTTTTTAACAAAGACAGAGATTTAGTACGCGCTATTGCCGGTATTATTGGCAATACACCCGATAATATTAGGTTGTATAAACTTGCGCTTACGCATACCTCGTTTGCACGCCAGGCAGCAAGCAGCAAGCACGATACAAACGAGCGACTGGAATTTTTGGGGGATGCCGTATTAGGTGCCGTAGTAGCTGAACTGCTTTTCCGTAAGTTTCCGTACGAAGACGAAGGTTTTCTAACCGAAATCCGCTCACGTATTGTTAACCGTGAGTCGCTGAACCATATTGCCGTAAAAATCGGGTTAAACCTGCTGGTAAAAGTAGAAACCGGCTCTAACAGGCATAAGTCAGTTAACGGTAATGCGCTGGAGGCATTGGTAGGTGCTATTTACCTGGATAAAGGTTATAACATGACGCGCCAGTTTATACTTGGTAAGCTCATTAAACCGCACGTTGACCTGCACAAATTGGTAAACACTACTGCTAACTTTAAAAGTAAGCTGATTGAGTGGGCGCAGAGCCAGAACATGGAGATCAGGTTCGAAAACATAAAAAAGAAGCAGCAGGGTAACACTACCGAATTCACAACCGAAGTATACATTGGCGATAAGCCTGTGGCTACAGGTGTTGGCCTGTCTAAGAAGAAAGCCGACCAGGCAGCTGCTGAAAAGAGCCTCGAAATACTGAAGATTTCTTAA
- the fabF gene encoding beta-ketoacyl-ACP synthase II, with the protein MELKRVVVTGLGALTPLGNTVAEYWDGLSNGVSGAAPITRFDASKFKTQFACEIKGYDPEKYFDRKEARKMDLFTQFALVVADEAVQDANLTEGNFDPDRVGVIWGSGIGGLRTFQEECVNFANGDGTPRFNPFFIPKMIADISAGQISIKYGFRGPNFVTVSACASATNALLDAFNYIRLGIADVIVSGGSEAAVTEAGIGGFNALKALSERNDSPETASRPFDKDRDGFVLGEGAGAIILEEYEHAKARGAKIYAEILGGGMSADAYHITAPHPEGLGALNVMKNALRDAKIKPEEVDYINVHGTSTPLGDVSEAKAIETVFGEHAYKLNISSTKSMTGHLLGAAGAIEAIASILAIKNGLVPPTINHFTDDESFNPKLNFTFNKAQKRDVKVALSNTFGFGGHNTSVIFRELKD; encoded by the coding sequence ATGGAGCTTAAGAGAGTTGTAGTTACTGGGCTAGGCGCACTCACGCCACTTGGAAATACCGTTGCAGAATACTGGGACGGCCTGTCTAATGGCGTGAGTGGGGCCGCGCCTATCACACGCTTCGACGCGAGTAAGTTTAAAACACAGTTCGCCTGTGAAATAAAGGGATACGATCCTGAAAAATACTTTGATCGTAAGGAAGCCCGAAAAATGGACTTGTTTACGCAGTTTGCGCTTGTAGTAGCCGACGAGGCGGTACAAGACGCAAACCTAACAGAAGGAAACTTCGATCCTGACAGAGTTGGGGTGATCTGGGGTTCTGGAATTGGCGGTCTGCGCACGTTCCAGGAAGAATGCGTGAACTTCGCCAATGGCGATGGAACTCCGCGTTTCAACCCGTTCTTCATTCCAAAAATGATCGCTGACATCAGCGCAGGACAAATATCTATAAAGTATGGCTTCCGTGGGCCAAACTTTGTAACAGTTTCAGCCTGTGCTTCTGCTACCAACGCCCTGCTTGATGCCTTTAACTATATCCGTTTAGGTATAGCTGATGTCATCGTTTCGGGAGGTTCGGAAGCAGCAGTAACAGAAGCTGGTATAGGTGGATTCAATGCCCTGAAAGCCCTTTCAGAGCGCAATGATTCTCCTGAAACTGCATCCCGCCCATTTGATAAAGACCGTGATGGTTTCGTGCTTGGCGAAGGTGCCGGTGCTATTATACTGGAAGAGTATGAGCATGCAAAGGCCCGCGGTGCGAAGATCTATGCCGAAATATTAGGTGGCGGTATGTCAGCAGATGCTTACCACATTACAGCTCCACACCCAGAAGGTTTAGGTGCACTTAACGTAATGAAAAATGCATTACGTGATGCAAAAATTAAACCTGAAGAGGTAGATTACATTAACGTACATGGTACATCTACACCACTTGGCGACGTTAGCGAAGCTAAAGCGATAGAAACCGTGTTCGGAGAACATGCCTATAAGCTGAACATCAGCTCTACCAAATCCATGACGGGCCACTTGTTGGGTGCTGCCGGTGCTATAGAGGCAATTGCGTCTATTCTGGCCATCAAAAACGGTTTGGTTCCGCCAACTATTAACCACTTTACTGACGACGAAAGCTTTAATCCGAAGTTGAACTTTACGTTCAACAAGGCACAGAAGCGCGACGTGAAAGTAGCGTTGAGCAATACATTCGGATTTGGTGGTCATAACACATCTGTAATTTTCAGAGAACTGAAAGATTAG
- a CDS encoding acyl carrier protein: protein MSEIAEKVKAIIIDKLGVEESEVTPEASFTNDLGADSLDTVELIMEFEKEFNVSIPDDQAENIGTVGQAISYLEEHAK from the coding sequence ATGTCAGAAATCGCAGAAAAAGTAAAAGCTATCATCATCGATAAGCTTGGCGTGGAAGAGTCAGAGGTTACTCCTGAGGCTAGCTTCACAAACGACCTTGGCGCAGATTCATTGGATACAGTTGAACTTATCATGGAATTCGAGAAAGAGTTTAACGTATCTATTCCAGATGATCAGGCTGAAAACATCGGCACTGTAGGTCAAGCTATCAGCTACCTGGAAGAGCACGCTAAATAA
- a CDS encoding IPExxxVDY family protein: MKTFYLDTDYAYDFDLYGLVSPDKEYKVAWWLNKLFSMHLTKQKDLCYTLPGREQLLVSNYEFSTDHSIIRLFRNRGVGTSTIRKPFLLPDIKEYDYVLQIAGSTSKLSAQNFINTLLRIPLVQYVKKFDPQLLKFKENLIF; this comes from the coding sequence ATGAAAACATTTTACCTTGATACCGACTATGCGTACGATTTTGACCTGTATGGGTTGGTTTCGCCGGACAAAGAGTACAAGGTGGCCTGGTGGTTGAACAAGCTATTTTCGATGCACCTAACCAAACAAAAAGATTTGTGTTATACTTTGCCAGGCAGAGAACAACTACTGGTTTCTAATTACGAGTTTAGTACCGACCATAGTATCATAAGACTGTTCCGGAACAGAGGCGTAGGCACAAGTACTATTCGTAAGCCGTTTTTGCTCCCTGATATAAAGGAATATGATTATGTATTACAGATAGCAGGATCAACTTCTAAGTTATCTGCTCAGAATTTTATTAACACACTGCTTCGCATCCCGTTAGTACAGTATGTGAAAAAGTTCGACCCCCAATTACTTAAATTTAAGGAGAATCTGATTTTTTAA